DNA from Limnohabitans sp.:
AATGAGTGCCGGCCCTGCCAAGATGTCGCTGCATCTACGCCTGAGCTGACGCGAGCAAGCCGTTCTTTGACGGGTGCTTCCTTGATCAGCGCTCGTCGAAACTCACCACCACGCGGCCGCTGGTGGGGCGTGCCTGGCAGGACAAGATGAACCCTTGCTCGACTTCGGGTTTTTCGAGGGTGAAGTTCTTCTCCATCTCGGTTGTGCCTTCCATGACTTTGCAGCGGCAGGTGCAGCACACCCCGGCCTTGCACGAGTAGGGCAGGTCCAGGCCCAGCGATAAGGCGATGTCCAGAATCTTTTCGTTGCGGTTCATCGGCAGGTTGTAGGGCTTGCCGTCCAACACCAGCGTGAGCTGCACTTCGCCTTGCTCGCGCGTGGCGGGATGGCCCAGCACGGCTTTGGCGCGGGTTTCGGGCGGCAGTGCATCGAGTGTGGGTGAGCTGAAGCGCTCTGTGCGGATGCGTTCGGCTTTCACGCCGGCCGTCAGCAAGGCTTGCTCGGTGGCTTCGATCATGGCCTCGGGTCCGCACACAAACACCTCGTCCATGCTGCCCACAGGCAAAAACGCGTCGATGATGGCTTGCACTTTGTCGGCATCAATGCGGCCTTCGAGCAAGGGCACTTCTTGCGCTTGGCGCGACAGGATGTGGATCAGCGTCAGGCGCGAAGGGTAGCGGTCTTTCAGGTCTTGCAGCGCTTCGTTGAACATCACGCTGTCCATGCGGCGGTTGCCGTAGACCAAGGTGAACTTCGAGTCGGGTTGCTCTTCGAGGGTGCTCGACAAGATGGACAGGATGGGCGTGATGCCCGAGCCTGCTGCAAAGCCCACGCGGTGAATCGCACGGGGGCGCTGCACCACAAAGCGCCCATCGGGCGGCATCACGCGCAAGGTGTCGCCTGCTTGGAGTTGGGTGGCGGCCCAGTTGGAGAACACGCCCCCATGCACCGGGCGAATGCCCACCTCGAGCATGCCTTGTTTTTGCAGCTGGCTGCGGGCCGAGCTGATGGAGTAGCTGCGTCGCACATCGGTGCCAGCAATGTCGGCGCGCAAGGTCAGGAACTGGCCGGGCTGGAAGTCGAAGCTGCTGCGCAGCTCGGTGGGCACGTTCAGCGTGATCGCCACCGCTCCAGCCGCTTCGGGGTTGATGCGTGCGATCGGGAGGTCATGAAATCGGGGTGCGGACATGGCTTGAGGCTCTGAAGCTGGGCGGCTTGTGGCCGCTCAGTAAGGTTTGAAGTAATCGAAGGGCTCCATGCAGGCCAGGCACCGGTAAAGGGCCTTGCAAGCGGTCGAGCCGAAATGGGAAGTTTCGGTGGTGTTGGTCGAGCCACACTGCGGGCAGTGCACCACCTCGGCTTTGGCCCCGCGCGCTGCAAACTGCACTACGCTGGCCGCCCCTGTGCCGCTGCTGGCGCAGGCATGCGGCGGCGCGATGCCATAAGCGCGCAGCTTGTCTTTGGCGGCTTCGCTCATCCAGTCGGTGGTCCAGGCGGGGGCCAGCTGCGTGACCACGCGGCCTTGCAAGCCGTGGACCTGCAACAGGGCTTTCACATCGTCCTCGATCGCGCCCATGGCGGGGCAGCCGCTGTAAGTGGGCGTGATGACCACCTCCAACCCCTCATCACTTGCGCGCACGTCGCGCAAAATGCCCAGCTCGCGCAAAGTGACCACCGGGATTTCCGGGTCGGTCAAGCTGTCGAGCAGGGTCCAAGCGCGGGCCACATCGGCGGTGCTGGGCTGCGAAGTGAAGGAAGACATGCGCAGGGCTTACCAGGTGGCTTGTGGGTGGGTGCGGGCCAGGCTTTGCATCTCGGCCAACACGAAACCCAGGTGCTCGGAGTGAAGGCCTTGCTTGCCTGTGGGCACAAAGCCGCCATCGGCTGGGCGCTGCAGGGTGGCTTCTTGCAGGGCATCCTGAACGATCTGGTTCCAGTCTTTTTGCAAGGCGGCCAGGTCGACGCCCGTGCCATTGGCCAGTGCGGCGGCTTCATGCGGGCTGCTGGCCCAAAACTCCTGGGTGTAAGGCAGCAGCTGGTCGATGGCCGATTGCGCTTTGGCGTGGGACTCGTCAGTGCCGTCGCCCAGACGCACCAGCCAGTCGCGCGAGTGGCGCAAGTGGTAACGCACTTCCTTGAGCGACTTGGCGGCAATCGCTGCCAATTGCGTATCTTTGGAGTTTTGCAACTGGTCCCAGACCAGCACCATCAGGCTGCTGTACAGAAAGTTGCGTGCCATGGTCATGGCGAAATCGCGGTCGCCCTGCGCTGTGGCCGACATCAAAGGTGTGTGCGGCAATTCGCACAAAGTGTAGTTCTTGAAGTCCGGCACATCACGGAAATAAGCCAGCGTGTCTTCGGTGGCACCGGCGCCTTGCAGCGAGGCCGCGTGCTGGTAAAGCATGCGGGCCTGGCCGATCAGGTCCAGGCTGTTGTTGGACAGCGCGATGTCTTCTTCGA
Protein-coding regions in this window:
- a CDS encoding 2Fe-2S iron-sulfur cluster-binding protein, with product MSAPRFHDLPIARINPEAAGAVAITLNVPTELRSSFDFQPGQFLTLRADIAGTDVRRSYSISSARSQLQKQGMLEVGIRPVHGGVFSNWAATQLQAGDTLRVMPPDGRFVVQRPRAIHRVGFAAGSGITPILSILSSTLEEQPDSKFTLVYGNRRMDSVMFNEALQDLKDRYPSRLTLIHILSRQAQEVPLLEGRIDADKVQAIIDAFLPVGSMDEVFVCGPEAMIEATEQALLTAGVKAERIRTERFSSPTLDALPPETRAKAVLGHPATREQGEVQLTLVLDGKPYNLPMNRNEKILDIALSLGLDLPYSCKAGVCCTCRCKVMEGTTEMEKNFTLEKPEVEQGFILSCQARPTSGRVVVSFDER
- the paaD gene encoding 1,2-phenylacetyl-CoA epoxidase subunit PaaD gives rise to the protein MSSFTSQPSTADVARAWTLLDSLTDPEIPVVTLRELGILRDVRASDEGLEVVITPTYSGCPAMGAIEDDVKALLQVHGLQGRVVTQLAPAWTTDWMSEAAKDKLRAYGIAPPHACASSGTGAASVVQFAARGAKAEVVHCPQCGSTNTTETSHFGSTACKALYRCLACMEPFDYFKPY
- the paaC gene encoding 1,2-phenylacetyl-CoA epoxidase subunit PaaC codes for the protein MNTLNTQHSKPNAPVDYLLHLADNALILGQRNAEWCGHGPILEEDIALSNNSLDLIGQARMLYQHAASLQGAGATEDTLAYFRDVPDFKNYTLCELPHTPLMSATAQGDRDFAMTMARNFLYSSLMVLVWDQLQNSKDTQLAAIAAKSLKEVRYHLRHSRDWLVRLGDGTDESHAKAQSAIDQLLPYTQEFWASSPHEAAALANGTGVDLAALQKDWNQIVQDALQEATLQRPADGGFVPTGKQGLHSEHLGFVLAEMQSLARTHPQATW